The DNA window TGAGCCTATGGGCTCAATGTGAAGAATTGTGGAGCCCAGCCTTCGCCTACACACCAGGACCCTGTCTCTGCATTGCCCTGTGTTCCCTTCCACCGCCAACCTTCCTGGTCTGCAGTGGAAactaagggttctttggaaagtcggttggatggcgttgtgctggggcaaacacatgaaggagtgtttcctTAAAGTGGATACAGGTGTGAAATCCTAAGGCCGACtcctgaaggaacatttcactgaagcagacacaggagagaggatgttctgttaaacaagcatgtgaaaggatgcgtgatgaaggattctttgctaaagacacacttatattggtctgccttacattgtgtagtggAGCTGCATTGGTCGGGGCgccatagagagaaacgcacccAAAAATTCTGATAGTATTCTGCAGTTGATGCTTCCAAGGACATGAGCTTATTGGATgcctgtgctgaggcaagacgcttggaggacacatgatgactggagagtataaataggactccatggagTGACTGAGACAGAGTTTGCCTTGCTGGTACAGTGTGTGTCTTGTGTCTTCACTGTTCTTCACTTCCATAAGAGAGGTACAGCAAAGAACTCCTGGTATTCCTGCTGGTCCTTCCTGCTGGCCctagctgaggcctggctgtctctgctaggtcctaTCACTTctgttgctaacctgactctactgaactgaaCAACTGATATATCCCTGAGGTGTTTTCAAGTGAatggagctgccactgctgacctgtgaattGAACTGCCAATGTCCAGACAACTCACATGAGAGTTGCTcccaagaacctttctaaacaggaaCACTTCCCTCTCCCCtgatatcctttcttttcccctacGTCTGCTGGGTGGTAGGTTACAAGGAAAgctaaagtgtttaagaaccatcattaaaaataaaatttgaaaaaaattaaatttacactGGAATGATAAGGGGCCGGTGGAGAATCTAATTTTAGACTAAAGAGTGTAATCTCAAATATCTTACTTTGGcttagatttttgtatattgacaGAACTGTAATCTTATATATTGCTACAACATACTGTATACATGCTTTGACTCTTGTTTAAGACACTGTACCTATGCcactcattttaaaatgtaatgtaaaGTTCTAATCCATGAAAGACACTATTGAAAACAGTTCAAGAGAATTAAGAAATGCAAGTGGGTAGTTGGTCAATCAAACTTATGGACATGTTAGGCACTAGTTGTGTTAATTACAAAAGTAAACTTTCTTTAGCCTCTTGCAGATCTTTCCAAAGTTCACCAGATAATAGATAGCTAGAAACAAGCAACACTTACCTATGCTGATGTACTGTACATAGATAGGTGGTCTATGAAAATCTCAGAGATCTACAGGATATGGCGTTCTAAAGTGTTCTATTAACACGAGGCTTTCCATGACAGTGAGACAGGACTGCGCCTGGCATCACCCCTGTGTTGGTTTCCATATGctcacccagggagtggcactattagaagatgcggcccagctgggtggtggtggcccatgcctttaatcccagcacttgggaggtagagacaggcagatttctgagttcgaggccagcctgttctacagagtgagttccaggacagccaggggctacacagagaaaccgtgtctcaaaaaaccaaaaagaagaagaagaagaagaagaagaagaagaagaagaagaagaagaagaagaagaagaagaagaagaagaagaagaagaagaagaagaagaagcagcagcagcagccctgttggagtaggtatgtctcTGTGAGTAAGGCCTATAAgacactcatcctagctgcctggaagccactaTTCTGCTAGGAACCTTCAGGtgaaatgtagaactctcagctctgtgtgcaccatgcctgcctggatgctaccatgttcccaccttgatgataatggacttaacctctgatcctgtaagccagccccaattaaatgttgtcatccataagacttgccttggtcatggcgtcggctcacagcagtaaaaccctactaAGACAGAAGtagactggggtattgctgtgataagcctgaccatgcttttgttggAAGAAtctggatttggggactttggatttggaaaacagtggaatgctttaactAGGGCTTTATGGGTtgtcctagtaggaatatggaagactttctTATTGAAAGTGATTTGAACTGGGGGGACTTGGCCCAAGAGGTGTCagtggacaatttcaatatgtggcctagagaatgtttttgtggtattttggtgaagagtgTTGCTAGTTTTTGCCTTTGTTAAAAGTGTCTGCCTGAGACTAAGGTGacaagactcagattaattgcagtGACAAAATGAGTCTCACAAAAGCCCATCATAGACTTAGTTCTGTgattaagtctcacaaagagcattttaaacaagcataacaagccaagaaaggaaaaatataaaatatatggtattAAAGTATTAAAGGGGACCCAGGAagtaaaatggagctgaatcttgtgttcaaaaatattaaattgaattaagggattAGTGACCTTGTGTCAAGattccacccagctaaatttagatccaggcacagtactacaagcctttaatcccaggaggcaaagaaGAGCAGGTCTCTGAGGCCAAGGCCAACCTAAAACAGAGCAATTCTaggtaaagaaaaacttaaatctaaGATTGGttgcccacacctttaattccaggagacaggtatgcagatctctgagttcaaagtcagtctacagagcaagttctgggacagccaagcttaaagcaagccaagcaagcagcagaacttggcagctttggccatgtggctgcAGGCTACGATTGGTAaggtgtaagagtcacccaggcagtactggttttgaaggcgtGAGGGCATATgaacagctgaggtttggcactgtgagaggccattggtgaagtgcAGACCCAAttgcagttgacagcccagaACTGAAGAGGCCATGctaaggatttgaggcttggcaccatggagagagcctatgagagggtCTTGGTGAACCCTAGTCGCAACAGTAGActccagcatattggagatgccaggaccatgggACGATTACCAAGAACAGCATTAGCAATGGATTAACCTGTGCTACAGAGGGTAGGgttggagaagtgatgccagccctttttGGAGGAGTCCAAAAGACCATGCATAAATCCCAGACCTTGAAACCAGAAGATGTAACACTGAAGTtgtcttggagaccccaagatactTGCGATGCTAGTGCTGTGGTCTATCTCctgagaaaagctgctaacagggagtggagaCAGGTCCAGGTGAAAAAAGTTTGTTCcactcaacaaagatgaaaaaaaagaagttggagatCTAAAGTCTGCTTTCacatcagacatagagatgcagagtttggagtttgcccagctggtttccggCCTTGCTTTGGGAATTCCACTTAAGTGACTGGATGaacctcagaagagaccttgaactttggacttttaacactgttgagactgccatagactatggggactattgaattaaatatattttacattatgctatgtttaggtatgtccccTTAAActcatgtttgaacaagcctatggtggccagggagtggaatgtgatggtttgcttggcccagggagtggcactattagaagatgtggccctgttgcagtaggtgtgtcactatgggtgtagactataagatcctcatcctcgctgcctggaagtcagtattctgctagcagccttcagatgaagatgtagaactctcagctctgcctgctccatgcctgcctggatgctgccatgtttcctgccttgatgataatggattgaacctctgaatctataatccaaccccaattaaacattgtcatttataagacttgccttggtcatgttgtctgttcacagcagtaaatccctaactaagacaaccccaTTCTAACTCAGAGAGGATGATGGGCAtcgaagaacctccaaaatggagTTTGCTTCAATGCAGCAAAGCCAGGCACTAGCCAAAAGCTTGCCCTTGCTTCAACTTCAGACTGCATGCTGTCCTAACAGGGGACAAGCAGAACACAGAGCAAGCTGTACCAAGACAAGTTGGGAGAGTCCTTCAATAATCCTGCTTCATAAAAAAACATCTGTCATATACTGGGCCAGTACCTTGAAGATGGATGCCCCAGCACTGCAGAAGAACCTTGGGTGACTGTCCAGTCAGCCAGCGATCTCTGCCAGTCCCATAGCTTTGAAGCTGATTGCTCTGCACGTCCTGTTTTCTCAGGGAATATTTATCCTTCTCAGGTCACTGATGGGGGGAAGACTACATAGTTACAGTCTCACAGGAAGCTTAGgttgtttaggatttaagaaaTCTATTAACTAGGTCTAGGAAGATATTTCAGGTGGATAATTTCCTGTCATGATACAAAAGGAATTAGACATAGAATGTTTTACAAATAGGATAGATAGAACTTTGGATTCATAGGATAGATAGTAATCTCTCAATGGTTGGCAAATACAAATGAACCAGATGTAATGAATTTAATTCTTATattaagaattaattaaaattcttaatttttaaaattaaatcttaattattaaataaagaaTGAATACTACTTCTTAATAAAGAATTAATAATTCTTAATTAAATTCTTAACTTTTCAAAGTTATGTTCTTATACTTGTTATTGTGTATAGTTTAGGATGTCAGAGAAAGAACCTTTTATAAGACTAAGGGGGGGCAATGTTGAAATAATGTTGTTGTACCCTGTGTAAAAATGAGTCTCTGTCCTATTCTGCCTACCTATATCACCTTCTGAGTAGTAAAATAAAAACCCTATGTGCTGTAGCAAGGAGAGTAGAAGGCAGGATTCTTGGCAGAGAGAGGatctctgggaagagagaagcatGGGGGATTTGCCACCCAGACTCGGAGGAAGCAGGATgtgtgaaactgaggagaggtgaccagccatgtggcagaattaGAATAGTATGAATGGGATAACTGAATTATGAGATAGCTGGAAAAGGCCTAGCATAAAGCATaagcattcataaataaatatgagtCTGCTCTTATTTTTCAGAGCAAGGGAGGACAAGCAGGAATCTCCGACAGATACAGGAGCAGGAGAAAGCAGACACAGCAagcctttccttcttccatgtcttcatgtaggcttccagcagaaggcgtGGCCCACAtcagaaagggggaggggctccTACACAAATAttctggattacaggtgtgtcttCCTATCTCAAAGAAAAGGATCAGAAAttgatcttcccacttcaaattaagcaaaaagcCTCACAGATGGTGTGCTCCATTTTGAGGTTTTAGTTAACGCCACATGTAGCTCGCATCAAAGAACCAACACCATGGTCCCTGTCCGAGTTCTGGAACTGCTCTCTTTGGGGCTTTGCAGCTCCTTTTAGCACTCatggctctgcctcctgccttccCTCTTACAAGGAGTTTTCTTCCCACGGGTGGAAAAGCACGTAAAGATCTTCTGGATGTAAGTTTGATGAGAGCAGGGCGGTCTGAGACCTGAGAGCCCTGGAGCACTGCAGACAGGAAGGAGGTCCTGGGGCAGCTCAGCAGCCTGGATCCCCTTTACCCTCAGCTCTGTGGGCTCAGACGCTGTCGTTTTTGTTTCTTCCACCAGGCGGCGCTGTTGCCCAGGAAAGTGATGCTTCTCTTTCATCTTCAAGGTGAGACCCTGGAGGGTCTGCagtgggagggaagatgggaaagAGGGCACCTTTCTCTGCAGGAACGCTCTAGATGTTGGGATGTCATGGGCTGTTACAAATTAGCATTCAAGCATTTGAGTGGAATTGATCTTGTTCATTGGGAATCAAAAACTAACATCGGCTCAAGTGCAAAGATGAGCACACACTGTGTCTTCTTCCTGGGATGAGGCTGTGACAAACTGGGCATGGTAGGTCCATAAAATGAAATATcatctgtatttttaattttatgctttTGACAAATTGTCATTTCAATACACTCTATTTCAACCATCATTTCCTGTCCTGATACAAAGCTCTGTTGGCTGGTGGGACAGTGATGTCCAAACATTCCTGTGCCCTCCACTCCTGTCCTCACACTCTGGATGtgtaggagaaagagaaggagtatttttcaaatcatatttttaaaattttattgtcatGAGATGTAATCATTtttgtatgtgaatatgtatgtgcactaGCACTAGCATTCGATCCCTGGGAACTGAAGTTGCAGATGGTTGACAGCCGCCATGTGCTGATGTAACTcaccctggatcctctgcaacagCAACACGTGCTTtcagccctgagccatctctccagccaccattgGAATGTTCACATGGGGACACCACACAGCTGATCACAGCCTGCTGCTGAGCACATGAGAGAAACTAGAGGCTCAGGAAGAGACAGTGTCAGTGTAGAGCTCAGGAGGGAGGGGAGCTGGGCAATGATGGGGAGAGGcctgagggacagagacagagaggggctgagcaggaggagacagaggcaaaggggGAGACCTAACTCAGCAGAGTCCCCTGTTGGAGGGCATCTCTGTCAGACTGCACTGGACACATCTGCAGAACCCTGCTGGCCTCTTACATTTCATAGTGAAcgctgtgctggtttgaatgagaacagccaCACAGGCTCATAGGAATGAATCCTTCAAATCCAGCTCCTGGAACTGTTCAGGAAGgactagggggtgtggccttgttggaaggatGTGTGCCACTGGGTTGGGCACTGAGGTTTTAACAGACTTTCTCTATTCCCAGTGTCTCAGCCTTTGCTTGGAAATCAAGtcctgagctctcagctgttcctccaCCACACCTTCCCTCTGCCATCATGCACTCAAACCCTCTGAAACTAGAGAAGAGATTAAACATTGTTATATGTTGCCTTGGTTACAGTGTCTTATCACAGTAATAAAAAACTAACTGAAGCTGgtgtagtgacacatgccttcagtcccaatgtggtggattgaataggtggccccatagactcatgtgtttgaaagctTGGCCTACAAGGAGTGGCAATGTTAGGAGTGTGGCcgtgttagaggaagtgtgtcactgtgaggttgggctttaaggtctcctatgctcatgctctgcccagtgtggaatgaCAGCCTCTCCCTGGCTGCCTCTGGATCAAGGTGTAGAAgtctctgctcctccagcaccatgtctacctgcacactagcatgcttcctgtcatgatggactaaatccctgaaactgtaagccagcctctaCTAAATGTTTCTCTTTAGAAGGGTTgccttggccaggcagtggtgacacacgactttaatcccagtacttggaaggcagaggcaggtggatttctgagttcaaggtcagcctggtctactgagtgagttccaggacagcaatgCCAGGGCTGTGCAGATAGACcttgtctaaacaaacaaacaaaacccatagtaaaataagaagaaaagcaatGGAGTCAGATCCTTTCTGTGAAGCTGCCTGACCCCAACAGCATCCCTAGGTTGGTCAGGAGGAAACCTAAGAGCACCAAGTCCCCATGGAAAATGCTCCTAGCATCCAATAAGTGGGGTTCAGGGAGACAGGGTCTGCTGAATCCTGGTGAGGCTGGGGGGCTGCTGTGGAGACGTTCATGGGGAGGTGACTGGAGTTCACACCTGTGGTCACACACATTCATTGCTCTGTGATGAGTGACTCACTTTGGGAGTCCCCACCCAtctctgctcttctttccacttcaCTTCTGTGGCTGCTATTTGAAAAGATCCACAGAATCATGAAATGGGTAAATTTAATCTTTCCTCCACACTACTGATCAGGGGTGAAACCTCACATCACCAGTGTGTGCTCTCTGGCATGAGAATCATCTTTCTTCCAGTGTCCACACTGCACAGGCCTGGGGAACTCTGGGGCCAACTCAATTATCAGAACCCGTGTCCCACACAGCTGTGACATTCATGTCCCTCACCTCATCAGCTCATAAGTATGAGTGAaggtcagggagggagggagagggtcaGAAATTACATAGCTTCTACCATACTATCATATTTATTCTGTGTTATAGTTGGTGACAGTTCCTCTCCTACTGTGATTGAGTCACTAAAGCAACTGCACCTTGGAAGTGCAGAAATAGAGAAGTGCAGTGGAGACAGCGATCAGTGCCCTGCTGTCTGTGGTCTGCACAGGGGTCTCTCTTCAGTGGACAAGGGGATCTCCTGTGCTGAGTCCCAGGTCTACACAGACAAACTCAGAAGGaagatctttgttttaaaaaacaaaaacaaaacaaagattccgggcgtggtggcacatgcctttaatcccagcacttgggaggcagaggcaggtggatttctgagttcgaggccagcctggagtacaaagtgagttccaggacagccagtgctatacagaaaaaccctatctctaaaaaaaaaaaaaaaaaaaccaaagaagaaacaaacaaacaaacaaacaaacaaaaaccctgcagCCACAGCTCTTCAACTAGGAGGTAACACAAGGAATCTGTGAGAAGACAGATCCTGAGGAGAGAGGCGAAGTCTACACTTAACTGATGAGAGTCCTGCACTCAGGCTTGGAAGTGTGAGCCGCCCATTGCAGGTGAACAGAGCCTGGTCTCTATGGAGTCCATGTGGGGCTTTGCAGACCAGCGCCTCTGCTTTAAGGAGAAGCCTATCTTCACTGCATCCCCAAGTGCTTGTGTCTCCATTGTATTCCCAGAAGTGGCATTTCTTCTAGAAGACTCCAAGGTCTGACTtctgaagagaagaaggaagaggaagagtggaGGATAGGGCACAGAGAGTATGGCCTGCGGGTCTCTCCTGGTGTCCTGACAGCTTCTGGATCAGAACTCGGAGACACCATGACAAACAGCTCTCTGTCCCCGGCACAGGGTTCAGGCAAAGTCTTAATCTCCAGGCTGTGAGGTCAAGGGTGGGGAAGCCCATGGCTGGGGATTCCCCATCTCCCCAGTTTCACTTCTGCTCCTAACCTGGGTCAGTTCATTCTGCCAGGACACTGATGACCTGTAACAGTTCTCACCCCTATTGGGTGAGGTGATCACCGGGAACCAATCAGCGTCGGCGCGGGAGCGGGTTGTAAAGTCCACGCTGCCCACAGGAGTCAGTCGACCTGAATCCCCGAGAGGAGCAATGGCTCTAACAACGCTGCTCTTGCTGGTGGCGGCCGCCCTGACCCTGATCGAGACCCGCGCGGGTGAGTGCGGGGTCGGGAGGGAAACAGCCCCTGTGCCGCGTCCCCGCGTCGCCCACCGGACCTCCGCCCCTTCTCCACCCGAGCCCCGAGCCCTGCTCCACTCCCGGCCCGCGTACCCGACCGGGGTCCCGGGAGGAGGTCGGGGTCTCACCGCGCGCCGCCCCCAGGCCCACACTCGCTGCGGtatttccacactgctgtgtcCTGGCCCGGCCTCGTGGAGCCCCGGTTCATTATCGTCGGCTACGTGGACAACAAGCAGTTCGTGCGCTTCGACAGCGACGCGGAAAATCCGAGGATGGAGCCGCGGGCGCGGTGGATGGAGCAGGAGGGGCCGGAGTATTGGGAGCGGGAGACACAGAAAGCCAAGGGCCATGAGGAGAGTTTCCGAGTGAGCCTGAGGACCGCACAGAGATACTACAACCAGAGCAAGGGCGGTGAGTGACCCCGGGTCGGAGGTCACGACCCCTCCACGTCCCGAAACAGAGGCCGGTGAGGTCCCGGGTCCAAAGTCCGAGTTTCAGGAGCAGAACTGACCCAGGACCGGATTCCCTTTCAGTTTGGAGGAGTCcgcggtggggggtgggggggggtgggcggAGGAGGGACTGACCACTGGGTCCCGCAGGCTCTCACACACTCCAGTGGATGTATGGCTGTGACGTGGGGTCCGACGAGCGCCTCCTCCGCGGGTACCTGCAGTTCGCCTATGAAGGCCGCGATTACATCGCCCTGAACGAAGACCTGAAAACCTGGACGGCGGCGGACATGGCTGCACAGATCACCCTACACAAGTGGGAGCAGGCTGGTATTGCAGAGAGAGACCGGGCCTACCTGGAGGGCGCTTGCGTGCAGTCGCTCCGCAGATACCTGCAGCTCCGGAAGGAGACGCTGCTGTGCACAGGTGCAGGGGCCGCGGGcagctcctccctctgccctcggGCTGGGGCTCAGTCCTGGGGAAGAAGAAACCCTCAGCTGGGTGATGCCCCTGTCTCACAGGGGAGAGAGTGACCCTGGGTCTCCTGATCCCTCATCACAGTGACTGCACTGACTCTCCCAGGGCTCAGCCTTCTCCCTGGACAGTGCCCAGGCTGTctcaggagggaaggagagaatttCCCTGAGGTAACAACAGCTGCTCCCTTCAGTTGCCCTGTAGCCTCTGTCAGCCATGGCCTCTCCCAGGCCGGGTTCTCAGCCCACACCCACTGTCTGTAGACACTGACTCCTGTCCTGCTGAGTGTGTCAGCCCTTACACCTCATGACCTGAAGTCTCCTTTACCCGATGGGAGACATGGACTATCCTACACTAGGCTGGTTCCCCcagtttctagaactttccaaagAATACAGTCTACCAGATCCTTCCCTGTCTGTGGGGTTTGCATCCTTAGACACCCAATTCTATCTATTCCTGCAATGGTGAATAGTTACATGAGCCATTATGGGTTACCCTAAACAAAtacttttcttgtgtttttcccctctcgttttctt is part of the Mus musculus strain 129X1/SvJ chromosome 17 genomic contig, GRCm38.p6 alternate locus group 129X1/SvJ 129X1/SVJ_MMCHR17_CTG2 genome and encodes:
- the H2-Q8 gene encoding H-2 class I histocompatibility antigen, Q8 alpha chain precursor (haplotype b; The RefSeq protein has 2 substitutions compared to this genomic sequence) codes for the protein MALTTLLLLVAAALTLIETRAGPHSLRYFHTAVSWPGLVEPRFIIVGYVDDTQFVRFDSDAENPRMEPRARWMEQEGPEYWERETQKAKGHEESFRVSLRTAQRYYNQSKGGSHTLQWMYGCDVGSDERLLRGYLQFAYEGRDYIALNEDLKTWTAADMAAQITLHKWEQAGIAERDRAYLEGACVQSLRRYLQLRKETLLCTDPPKAHVTHHPRSYGAVTLRCWALGFYPADITLTWQLNGEELTQDMELVETRPAGDGTFQKWASVVVPLGKEQNYTCHVNHEGLPEPLTLRWEPPPSTVSNMANVAILVVLVAWPSLELWWIL